From Pelosinus fermentans DSM 17108, the proteins below share one genomic window:
- a CDS encoding demethoxyubiquinone hydroxylase family protein, protein MAYSKTENKDESGKDAGLEQVIIWLREDLIGELEAINQYQAHIDRIDNEEVRELLEHIRDDEKEHVAEITHLLARIDVIQREKFAEDHTMAQEDRVVSGSSSDADEKVATIGNLFGKK, encoded by the coding sequence ATGGCTTATAGCAAAACGGAAAACAAAGATGAAAGTGGAAAAGATGCTGGCTTAGAGCAGGTAATCATTTGGCTGCGTGAAGATTTAATCGGAGAATTGGAAGCGATTAATCAGTATCAGGCTCACATTGACAGGATTGATAATGAGGAAGTTAGAGAACTGTTAGAGCATATTCGGGATGATGAAAAAGAGCATGTCGCAGAGATTACTCATCTCTTAGCCCGGATTGATGTCATTCAGCGGGAAAAATTCGCCGAGGATCACACTATGGCGCAAGAAGATCGTGTAGTAAGCGGATCTTCAAGCGATGCAGATGAGAAAGTTGCAACCATCGGTAATCTTTTCGGTAAAAAATAG